The genomic segment CCACGGCGCGGGCGTCGTTCCACAGCGCATCGAACTCCTCCTGCACCCACGCAATCGTTTCCGGGTCGCTGTCTTCCCACAGCAACTCGTAGTTCAGCTTCCAGGCCGATGCACTTTCGTTGACGCTGCCCAGGAAAGCCGTCGCCGAGCCGTCGGCACGCCGCACGACCCCGGCCTTGCCGTGGATCAGGCCAAACGCCGAATTGGGCAGCACCCGCACTTCGATCGTTTTGCTGGTCAGCGCTGCGTAGAGGGCACGGTAACGCGGCAGTGCGGCGGGTGGCGCTTCCTCCGGCTTGCCGGAACACCAGCTTCGGCGCAGCGCGGCCTGTGCCGCCGCAGCCGTGATGAGGTCTTGCGGATCGAGATCGGCGTTGCAGACGATGCGCACCGGCCCCGCAACGTTTGCCAAGGCTTCCCCGGCCACCTCGAACAGGCTGGAGCGAAAGTAGCCGGCGATGCGATCGTAGGCAACGGCCCCGTCGAGACGCTGGTTCAGGACGGTCTGGTCGAGCCGGCTGCGGCGGCTGGAATGGCGAGTGAGCATGGCCAAAAGCTGGGCTGACGATCAATACCAAACCGGGATGGACGGCCAGAATCCACGCATCCTATTCGCCCGCCTGAGTTTCCAGAATCCGAACAATGTCGTCGGAAAGCCACAAGCCCGAGGCGCGAAGTTTTTCGATCCCTTCGCCGACAGAGACCAGCAGGCCGCGACGCTTGGCGAGCACCAACAGCTCACCCGTACCCAGCATCGGAATTCCCAGCGTCTGAGCACAACGCCGGGCGTCCATATCATCAATCACGGCGCGCAGCGGCGGGTTTGCCAGGGCATGGCTCAACACCGCCGTTTCGCCAGCGCCGAGATCCCATGCGGCCACTCGAGGCGAACTCACGACGTCCACACGCACTGGCCAGGGTTGCTCACTCAGGTCTCGCGCGGCACGGTCTTCCTGCCCCTGCACGACCACTTCCTGCCATACGGCTTCGGGCACCACGATCTGTTTGAACAAGCCCGGCAGCAAAGCACCCTGGCCACTACGGAACAGCGTGATCAACGGTGAGGCGTTGATCACTGCCGCATCAATCCGCATCGCGCAGTTCCTCGCTGAGCTCCTCGGCCGTGTATTGGAATGGGCTGACTCTGTAGCGCGAGAGGGCATCAATGAAACCTGCCCGAGTCAGGCCCGCGATCTCGGCGGCGCGGCCTTGCGAAAGCCGGCCGAGTTCATACCATTTCACGGCGGCGGCGACGCGCATCTCCTGCGCAAATTCCTTGGGCGCTTGATGCAGGGTGGCGAATGCCGATTCGGGCAGGTCAAGGGTTACTTGCGTCACGTTGATCTCCTTGCAGCAGGCTGGGATGGGTCACCTCAGGCATGGTCATTACGCAGGCGTCCGGCGAGGATGCGGGCGGCTTCGGAGTCGGTGGTCCATTCGTTCATTCCTTCGGCGTTGGCCAGCGCCGCAAGCCATTCGAGCAGCGCGATGAAGCCTTCGCGTTTGCCCCAGTAAGCCTGGCCAAAGGTATCGCGCAGGTATTGCCGGCCAGGCTCCGGGCTGTTGTCGGCGGCAGCGGTTTCGCGGATGGCGAACATCAGGTGCCGCAGCGGTGAAAGGGCAAACGGGTGGGGCGCGCCGGTGCCCGCGCGGCCACGGCGTGCCGGCAGTGCCGCGGGATTGGACTCCACCCCGTGGACGGGAGCGAGCAGGCTCGCCGCCAGGCCAGCGGGTGTGCACATACGGGTGCCGTTGGC from the Accumulibacter sp. genome contains:
- a CDS encoding DUF3368 domain-containing protein, producing MRIDAAVINASPLITLFRSGQGALLPGLFKQIVVPEAVWQEVVVQGQEDRAARDLSEQPWPVRVDVVSSPRVAAWDLGAGETAVLSHALANPPLRAVIDDMDARRCAQTLGIPMLGTGELLVLAKRRGLLVSVGEGIEKLRASGLWLSDDIVRILETQAGE
- a CDS encoding UPF0175 family protein, coding for MTQVTLDLPESAFATLHQAPKEFAQEMRVAAAVKWYELGRLSQGRAAEIAGLTRAGFIDALSRYRVSPFQYTAEELSEELRDAD